From one Deltaproteobacteria bacterium GWA2_45_12 genomic stretch:
- a CDS encoding acyl-CoA-binding protein — protein MSIQDQFVEAQGKLKTLPAQDNEVLLNLYALYKQSTEGDVSGNKPGMFDIVKKAKYEAWASRKGLSKESAMAEYVKLVSTLVEEAAK, from the coding sequence ATGTCAATCCAAGACCAATTTGTCGAGGCGCAGGGTAAACTGAAGACACTTCCCGCCCAAGACAATGAAGTTCTTTTGAATTTATATGCTTTGTATAAACAATCCACTGAAGGGGATGTTTCCGGCAACAAACCCGGCATGTTTGATATTGTAAAAAAAGCCAAGTACGAAGCCTGGGCTTCGCGCAAGGGGCTTTCCAAGGAATCTGCCATGGCTGAGTATGTGAAATTGGTAAGCACCTTGGTGGAAGAAGCAGCAAAATAA